TCCAGGCCTGTCAGGTGGATGCTGAATGAATCCCCCCAGACACTCACGGTGAAGCGCCCGCTCTTGTTGGAGCACGCGAAGAGACGCGGGGGGTGAGTGTCCATCTTCTTGTCCTTGAGGCGCGGCGAGGTGCGGTACGGAGCTTTGCCACCCAAGGCTGCCCAGAAAttgtctggaaaacagaaagagaGGCTGATGCTTCTCCTGTTCATGGAACCCACACCAGGGTTATGGTTTGGGCAGGACTTGAAGCATTCTTCTGGGCCAGAAAGTCCCAATGGCTGCAGACATATGAGAGTGCTGTTAAACAATGAAAAGAGCCCAGAGAAGCTCGTCTTTGCCCATGTCCACATTTTCTTGTTCTGGGAGACAAAATATCCATTAAATAATTGCTGAGGATGTGCAGCTACACAGAAATGATCACAGACTCCACTGTGACCCTCTCACCTGGCTCTTTGCCCTCAGCAACCTGCACTGGGCGAGCTCCCAGTAtcttcagcagctcctgtgctcctgaTTTCTCAGCATTGCTGGCTCCTTGGCCAACCCACAGGTAGGCAGCAGAGGGAGTTTTCAGGACAAAGGCATCGTTGGAGTTCAGCTGACTGGCTGTAGGATccagctgaaaagaaagaacaCTGCAGGTGTCAGATGTAACCATCCTCTACTTCAAAATCAAACCAGAACCTACAGTTGAATAAACTGCAAACAAGATTTTCCATATGAGCATGTAAGGCTGTCAGATGTGTTGCATAGTCCCTGTATCCAAGTGATGAGTTAGATTTTCCACATGGGAAGAGTAAGTAACTGTTTCAGTGTGTGATTACAGCTATACATGACCTATAGCAGGAATGCCTGGCTGTCACTGTGCCAGTCCTGGTGGTTATGGCAGGAGATTTAGGAGCTCACCAGGGAGCCCATGGCAGAGCAGTCCCTGCTGCCAACACTGAACAATCAGTAACACCAATTCCTCTGTGTCAACAAGGACAAGCCTCTTGAAGCTGGAAATCTGGAAGGTTCCTGCAGCCATAAACCACTGCCCTCTCCTGATCAGTGCTGTTGCACAGAGGCATTTGTGAGTGTTTTCTCTCAGAGCAGTGGGGCTCTGAACCCATGTCCTGGCCCAAGCTCCTCTTCCATACAGAGAGCTGAACTCTTCAGTGGTCATGTTCCCATCGTGGGCTGTACACACAGCACCAAGGCTGACTCTCCCCCCACGTACCTCCACTGCTCTGGTGGCTCCAGAGGTGCTGGAGCGGACCTGGAACAGCCGCGTTGCTGCAGGTGCAGTCTGGCCTCCTTCCCTCGAGGTTCCACCCTTGTAAACAACCAAGGGCTTTCCACCAAACATGCTCACCAGGTGAGGGGGCTCTTTCCCTTGAATTACTcgtttctgaagaaaaaaaaaacttgctgTCAGTTTTGAGGAGCACAAGACCAACCAGAAATGGCTTTTACAACCCTCTGTCGAGAGGGAATATTCACAGAGCACCCAGCTGGGCCAGGTgtttaatacatatatattcttTATTCTCCCAGTGTTGGGGTTGGTTTCTGCTGGGTCTCTTTACCTGCACGGGGCTgcctcccagctcctcatccagCTGCACTGAGAGGAATGCAGAGGTCGCAATCTCATCCTGTGTGGAGTCAGCGCCCTGCCTGGAGAACAAGGCCAAATCACAGCTTTAatctcagcctttccccacaCACACAAACCTTACAGAGATCAAGAGGAGGTAAAGAAACCCTGTGTTACAGAATCTCTGCAGCACTTCATTCAACACAAAGGAGAACTCCTTATCCTCTATTGTAGCACAGTGAGTACAGGGGGAAATAAGAACCCTTCCTAGATAAGCAGAACTCTCCTAGATAAGCAGAGCTTGATCCAAAGAAGGGAGTAATAACCAGCGTGGGGaagatggaaacaaaaaaaacctcacacagTAATTCCCTCCATTGTTCCACTTCAAATGAACATCCCAGACCTCTGGTATTGTTTTACTTGCAAGGGAAAGTTATCCAGGGTGAAACTTTATCCCCCAGAGACCCTCTGAAAGCGGGAACCAGCAGTGATGGATTTTCTGAGGGGACTCGCAGCCGCAGCGTTCCCTGACTCGCCCCGGCACAAGTCCCGTACCAGGTGTAGATGATCTGTCCCCGCTTCCCGTCGTGCTGATAATCGTACAGGATGATGTAGCTGTCCCCGCCGTAGAACTGCCCGTACGTGGCGGGGTCCACCGGCACCTTCTCGGAGCCTTCTATTCTCCAGATCTGGTGGGAGAGGATGAGGCGCTGCAGGACGCTCCCGCTGCCGCAGATCCCGCATCCCCGGCGGAGCAGCCGCGCCCTCTGCCGGGCCCGCCGGGACAATCCCCGCCCGCTCCTGCGCCGGGCCCAGCGGAGCCCTGCGGCTCCTCAGCGCTTTATTAAACACACAAACCTCAGCCGGGACTGCACTGGCCTTCTGGACACTCCCCAGCCCCGTCAAGCCCAACTCCACCCCTGTTCTGTGCTCAAAGTCATGAATGCAGGTGCTCCAAGACATTCACACATGTGATGGCAACAGGGAGAATaaccaggaggaggaggaggaataaaGCCATgtccacagagctgggaaatcgTGGAGTCAGAGTCAACCCTACTTTTCTGCAGGGCTTTCAAGACCCTGCTGATATTTCTGGTGTCAGAAATTCCCCCAGTAACTACAAGACCTCAGTGTTGATGACTCTGGCCTCTGTTTGTCTTGCTGCTCTTGCAGAAATGCCATTGAGTAGCAAAGAAAAGTTTGGAAACCTTCCCAGAGGGATTGTGCCACCACTGACCTGTTTCTTGCCAGAGCCATCATCCTCCATGCCGTGCTGGGCAGCCATGGCCTTGGAGCTGTGCAGGGTGGCCGCGTCGAAAGGGACCTGCTCAATCTTGGCAACGTGGCCAGAAACGTgaggctgccccatcccttcTGTCTGGTCCTTGTCCCGCCAGTTCTTGAAGAATTGCTTGAACAAAGGTGTCTCACCACTCTCAGGGAGGACTTGGATCTGAAAGGAATGAGCCTTTAGAACCATGTCCCTAAGAACAGGAGGTTTATCTACTCCTCTTTTTCACTCCTATAAGAAGTCATGGAAAAGGTAAAAGAGTATCTGAGAGGAAGAAACTTTAACTACCAGCTGTTCTGGGGCAAATGCTGCTTtagcccaggagcagcactgcagaatgTCCCCAAACAGAGCAGATCTCCCACAACAGGACTACTTGAAAGGCCAACAGGGACACCTGAGCCATCGTGCTCCACAGTCCCTGGCCCATGTGGCAGAAAAGTGACCCCAGAGCTTGGGGCTGCCATAGATCCTTACCTGGGTGTGTTTGGGATAACCCATCTTGTCAATGAACTCGGAGGCTGTTTTCAGTGCTGCCTTCTTCTCTTCAGAGTTGGCACCTTTACctttaatgaaaatatagagAAAGGGGGTCAGGTTTTTTACCCAGAGAAGAAACTGTGCCAGGTAGCTTTTGCAAGAGCAGAAGGGCTCAGCCTTCCAGATAAATGATGCCAAATAACAAATGACCATTGCTCGATCTCTTTTGTGCCTGTTGTGATGGCTGAGAGAGAACAACTGCCTTTCTATTTATGATATTAATTCTTTTCTCCCTGGTTCTCTCAGGTACCTTTCCAAACAAAGATCTTTCCATCTGTGCCATGGTCCAGGATGAAGCAGTCGTCTGTACTCAgggctgcctgggagaaggggTTCTCATCTGCCACCAGGGACACTGCCATGTTCCCAGCCCCATTGGAGACCTGTGACAACACAGCACAGAGGTCACATAAgtcaccctctgctcccccctGCTCCGTGGCCATAGCTCAGAActcagggagggaagggaaatccATTTGATTGCactggctgctgcaggcactATTGTTTTCAAACAGGATACCCCTGACACAGCTACAGTatggcaaaaacaaaacactttgaAGATTTCAAGTATTTCTAGCAAAGCAGATACTGCTGGGACCAAAGAGAGATTGGTCCAAAATGGGAAATATCCTCAGTGCAAAGGAAATATCTTCCTAAGCAAACTAACTGCACACAGGGACTGGAGGGTAACTGGGAAGAGCCTCCCTGTATAAAGCAGGATTAAAAATCTGAGTTCCTCTACTGACTAATGCATAAGGTGCCACATAACAAACCATCTTAGCAGATATTCATCCCATGGATACCAGAGGCTGCTTGGAGAAGACTCCTCCCAGAAAGTCTTGGACACTCTCCTCCACTCACACAGCTGATGGCAAGTGGCACTGTCCAAGTCATGGCTTCATCTGGGTGTTGAAAGGGGCAGGTCCTGCTTCTCAGGCTCACTGTTTCTAGTTCTTTCCTGTCACCTTCCTAACACAATACCTGacagcacagaggaaaactccctttttccctcatttGTTTCACACTCCACTTTTCTCCTAAAAAACCCTCAAGTACCAGCTGTCTCACTGCAGTCATAAGTGGTGACAAACACAACAGAAAGTACATGGACATGCGGTGTAAGCAGCCAAAGTTCATACATAAAACTTGTTAAGAAGCAGAGTTAGGCAGGACTGAGactcagagcagctcagctcctctctgctATTGCACCTCCACCTAATTTCACCCAGATCACTCCGTTCTCCCCAGAGTTATGTCAGGATTCCTCGTTACCTTGTAGAGCTTAGCCAGCTTCCTGTTGGCTGTGTCGGTTTTGGTCTCATCAGAAGCTCCTTCTGGCAAACTGGGCTTTGGTCCCAGGACCTgtgagggagagaaaaaccaTTACCAGCCAGTCCAAGAGGATCTTCCTCCCCAGGTGCTCCAGTCAAGAGAATGAGTAGAAGAGAATTCCAGATCAATCATGTAAATTCCCTCTGAtgtcccagcagggcagaggacCAGGtctgcacagagctctgtgtttaTACCACACACACCACCTTTCCCCCACACCACACTTCCCACTCCAGCACTGACAAATGGACACAGGGAATAACCTGGAGCATTTCCTCGCGCTCGGATCCCTCCTCTGACACGTAAACCTTGGCGCGCCCGTTGCGCTCGTTGTCCCGGATCCCCTTGGCCAGCACCGTGGCCTTCAGCCGCTCCTGGCGATTGCTCTTGGAGCCACACCATTGGAAAATGTTCTGGGGGAAGGAGAAAGTTGTGTTCAGAGCATGACAACACCTCTCTAGATGAGACAGGACTCAGCTGGGACTGAACTATGTCAGTGCTTCAGGATGCTCAGCACTGAGATGGCTTcagcagagaggggaggaaaaCCTCATGTGAAGTGTCAGACACATCCTGCCCCCTGAATTCTGCCACACCTGCCTCTGACGTGGTACTCACACTGCCCAGGTCCAGGATGAAACAGTCCCCTGTGTTGAAGCTGTCCCAGCTCACAGGAACCTCCGTGGCCCGGACTGTTCGCCTGCCTTTGacctgcagcagcctctgcacAGTGACCTCGTTGGGAACCACGTGCCTGAAGCCAGAAGCCACACCACCAGCCTGGGGGGAAACACAGGAGCAAGGATTCACACCAGGACTGAGGAGAAGAGTATATTCCCATGTGTATAACATGTCCTGCCTACCAGAAATTATCCCAAGCTCAGGATTCACTTTCTCTGCTGATAGACACTGGGAATTATTTATCAATGCAGGCAACAGGCCCCATGTCAGTTACCCTCAAAAAAGCACAACCAAGTTTAAATGGATGAAAGTAACAACAAATGAGTGGGAgataaacaaaacagaaagatcagcaaagtctcAGACATGAAGAAATGTGAGCACTTTGCAAGCATGTGACCTGATATCACTTTGCTTGTGCCTTTGGATTCCTAACAGACACAACTGCTTGACTGCATGTTTTCACTTCTATCCCACTTTATTGTGATGGCAGGGAGGAGTAACTCCTACTGCTGCTCATCTCCTTTACCAAAACATTGCACATGCTGGGAGGGTGGGCTAAGCACAGAGACTACAAGGTCAAACTGTTATGCAAGTGGGGAGAAATCAAATCTCCTGGGTGGGCGTTCCCCATTAACTTTGCTGCTTCTTAAATTCATTCCAGGTGCCTTGGGACTGTTCTTTCCTCTGCCtcttgaagaaaaacaaaaccttgaTTCCTAAAATTTTCTGGGGCTTTCCTTGTGTATTATTAATTCAGCCAAATCTCTCCCACTGGGATCTGCTGTTCTCCACCCTGTGCAGTTCCAACTCATCGAAAACATCTGGCTGAGAATAGGTTTTAAGCAACTGGAAAAAGGGCAATTCTCACTCCCCTGGGAATTGGGCAGGATGCCATTTCTTACAGGCTCGAGGCAGTTGTCACTCACCTTATATTTGATGCCAGATTTGAAGTAGCCCAGGAAGGTGGGGGACTCGTGGCCCTGCACCTCGCGGTGCTGcacagcctttccctgcagGTGCTCATCCATCTGCACAGTGAAGATGGCAGCAGCCCCACGCTCATCCTGAGAGCTTTCATCACCTGAAACATGGAGAGAGACACTGGCAGGGTCTGCCTCTGCATTCAACTGTGCAAACACATGGGGAGAAAGCAGATTTAACTGGGATTTGTCAAAGAGCCTGGGGTTTgcaggctctggggacagcctTGGCACAGTGCTCTGACATGGACTGCAGAGGGCAGTtaggagagggaaaaatcccactCCCTGATCAGGAGGAACACGACTGATatccctcctttcaggcagaaAGGATTTCAGCCAGACCTTTCACCTGAAATCTTGTCTTCCCTGTGAACCTCTGCAGAACAGGGACTTACCTGTCCTACAGCCCAGGAAAAGCTGGTTTTAAGATCAGAGGTGGCTGTAGTCTCTATTGCAGACACCATGCAAATATTTGACATGAGTAGGGCTACTTACACCCAGAACTGCATTCTCCCTGagctgctttttatttccttggggAGCATTTAATGGTTGGAGCAGACAGGCTCCGGGGTCACTGTgggctcccagctctgcagggacactCCCAGCACTCACCCAACCAGAAGTGCAGGTCGTACTGGAGGTTCCCGCTGCGCTGCTTGATGGTGTTCAGCACCAGGTAGGAATCTCCAGTGAAGAAATCTCCATACAGGTTCTTTGGCACTGGGACCAAATCAAATTTCTCGACCCTCCAGATCTGAAGGCCGGGTTCCTTCCCAGCCTTCAAGAACTCCGCGTGTTCCACCATGCTGACAGGCTGGGGGTGAGACAGAGGATGCTGTTCAGTGGGCAGGACACAAGGAAGTATTTGAATTAAATTGCTTCTCATCTCTTAACTTGTTGTGCCAGGCAAAAAGTAGAaagtttcctttttattcttgCACCGAGTTTTGAAGGAGTGAAAAACATAAGGGTGTGTGTGGAAAGAATCTCTCCATTGATCACTGTTCATTTTCACTTCCAATCACCTCAACTTCCTAGTTTATTCCTGGTTTATCCTCTTCTAAACTCCACTGTCTCTCACTCTGGATTTTAATCTCTGTATTTTCCTTACTAATTTATAACTTTTCAGTATGTCACATAAGTGAAGCTTGACATTCCCAGGCTGCCAGAAAGAAACCCCTTTTAAGTCCACATGTACATCCTGCACAAACATGACTTGCAGGTTTTCTAAAACCAAATAGAAAATGCTGTGAATATCATTGAATATTTAGGTAATTAACAGGTTTCTTAAAGCTCTTCTGTTCTGACCTTTTAACTGCTCCCTTGTAGGAATTACATTAATTTACACAACATCCTGTCCTAAGGACATCGCAATTTTGGTTTAATATGTTTATTGCCATACTTATGCAATATATCAACACGGTGCAATATCCTTTTTCTTAAACAAACATAATGAACACTTTTCTCTCTTATAGAATAATTCACTTTGGtaattttgaaaggaaagaaaactgatGTATTGGCAAAGAGGTCTATCCATTGATCACATCATGCCTTTGAGTGCTATCAGGTAACAGGGAAGAAAACATTACAATATTACATTAGAAGCATTCAGTACTTTGACAAAGAAGATGGTTCACAGCAGCTGATGGACAAAAGTAAAATATGCTCAGTTTTCAAGGCAGAAACAAAGAATGTTACAAACTAGAAAGCAAAATAGCAAGTTAGTTATCACAGTGATTCCTAAGCTGAAATCAGACATCAAAGATGGAAAAGAATGAACTTTATGAATGGACTTTATCATGATGATTCCAGCCTGAgtcctcccaaattcccactaAAAACCAGACAAAACCCTGACAAAGAGTTAAAGAAGAGGGACTCCTGTAGGTAGCTGGAAGCAGCagtttttcagtgtttaatTGTGATGTTCATCACTTACCACAGCTGAAAGCACAACAGCTGCTGTAAGAAcatatcccagccctgccacagaCATGGAGCTGACACAGCTCAGCTTCAGAGCCATTGTGCAGAAAATGGTGAGGAAAAGATAATTGAAGTCCTTTCTGCCCATTTCTAGGAGCAAATGGGCTTCTCCCTCCTcgtgcagagctgtggggagtcccagctccctgctcctctggctgctgGGGAAGATGAAGAGCAGAAGCCAATCTTTTATCGGGGACAAACACACCCAGCCCCTCGGCAGCACAGGGGCGGAACGCGTTTGTGCAAACAATCCTGCTGGAATCCCAGAgcctctccagcctctcccg
This genomic window from Poecile atricapillus isolate bPoeAtr1 chromosome 20, bPoeAtr1.hap1, whole genome shotgun sequence contains:
- the GSN gene encoding gelsolin, whose protein sequence is MGRKDFNYLFLTIFCTMALKLSCVSSMSVAGLGYVLTAAVVLSAVPVSMVEHAEFLKAGKEPGLQIWRVEKFDLVPVPKNLYGDFFTGDSYLVLNTIKQRSGNLQYDLHFWLGDESSQDERGAAAIFTVQMDEHLQGKAVQHREVQGHESPTFLGYFKSGIKYKAGGVASGFRHVVPNEVTVQRLLQVKGRRTVRATEVPVSWDSFNTGDCFILDLGSNIFQWCGSKSNRQERLKATVLAKGIRDNERNGRAKVYVSEEGSEREEMLQVLGPKPSLPEGASDETKTDTANRKLAKLYKVSNGAGNMAVSLVADENPFSQAALSTDDCFILDHGTDGKIFVWKGKGANSEEKKAALKTASEFIDKMGYPKHTQIQVLPESGETPLFKQFFKNWRDKDQTEGMGQPHVSGHVAKIEQVPFDAATLHSSKAMAAQHGMEDDGSGKKQIWRIEGSEKVPVDPATYGQFYGGDSYIILYDYQHDGKRGQIIYTWQGADSTQDEIATSAFLSVQLDEELGGSPVQKRVIQGKEPPHLVSMFGGKPLVVYKGGTSREGGQTAPAATRLFQVRSSTSGATRAVELDPTASQLNSNDAFVLKTPSAAYLWVGQGASNAEKSGAQELLKILGARPVQVAEGKEPDNFWAALGGKAPYRTSPRLKDKKMDTHPPRLFACSNKSGRFTIEEVPGDLTQDDLATDDVMLLDTWDQVFVWIGKDAQEEEKTEALKSAKRYIDTDPSTRDKRTPVTIVKQGFEPPTFSGWFLGWDDDYWAVDPLQRAMADVDV